The following are encoded together in the Juglans microcarpa x Juglans regia isolate MS1-56 chromosome 2D, Jm3101_v1.0, whole genome shotgun sequence genome:
- the LOC121249589 gene encoding late embryogenesis abundant protein 2-like — translation MDQSQNASYEAGQAKCQAQEKASGLMEKAGNTAQSAKESCQEATQQVKDKAQGAADSAKSAVGANK, via the exons ATGGACCAATCCCAGAACGCAAGTTACGAAGCTGGGCAGGCCAAGTGCCAAGCTCAG GAAAAGGCAAGCGGTCTGATGGAAAAGGCTGGCAATACAGCTCAGAGTGCCAAGGAATCATGCCAAGAG GCTACTCAGCAGGTGAAGGACAAGGCGCAAGGGGCTGCTGATTCTGCTAAGAGTGCAGTAGGAGCGAACAAATGA
- the LOC121249583 gene encoding protein trichome birefringence-like 19 has product MKFHAIELFNGKTSSPNIPKQVFQLALTLIFLSIISLCLNRNTHSPLSFPKLNFQGLRSIGFHKECDIFIGKWVPFPRGPYYTNATCSLITDQQNCIKFGRPDTEFMKWRWKPDDCELPLFDAVQFLELLRGKSLAFVGDSVGRNQMESLLCLLASVVYPEDISYNMSDTDFKRWFYADYNFTLATLWSPYLVKAGDADPSGHSSNSIMNLYLDKVDEAWAAEITKFDYVIISAGQWFFRPLMLYENGQLIGCHKCQKENVTDLIAYYAYRKAFRTAFRTLLNLKDYKGVTFLRTFSPAHFENGDWNNGGSCVRTRPYTKEEFKVDRYYIMKMYSTQEEEQRAAAKEGKERGLQFRLLNTTEVMLLRPDGHPNRLGHSRHGNVTIADCVHWCLPGPIDTWNEFLLYMLRREGHIAFGRKLQKNA; this is encoded by the exons ATGAAGTTTCATGCCATCGAGCTTTTCAATGGAAAAACCTCATCACCCAACATCCCCAAACAGGTTTTCCAACTAGCCCTTACCTTGATTTTCCTCAGCATAATCTCTCTTTGCTTGAACAGAAACACGCATTCACCATTGTCCTTTCCTAAGTTAAATTTCCAAGGTTTGAGAAGCATAGGATTTCACAAggaatgtgatatatttattggAAAATGGGTTCCATTCCCCAGGGGGCCTTATTACACAAATGCAACTTGTAGTTTGATCACTGATCAGCAAAACTGCATCAAGTTTGGGAGGCCTGATACCGAATTCATGAAATGGAGGTGGAAACCGGATGATTGTGAGCTACCCCTCTTTGATGCAGTTCAGTTCTTGGAGCTTCTCAGAGGGAAGTCACTGGCCTTTGTCGGCGACTCCGTGGGAAGGAATCAAATGGAGTCATTGTTGTGCCTCTTGGCTAGT GTGGTTTATCCCGAGGATATCTCTTACAATATGTCAGACACAGACTTCAAACGCTGGTTTTACGCTGACTACAATTTTACTTTAGCGACACTCTGGTCTCCATATCTGGTTAAAGCAGGTGACGCAGACCCCAGCGGTCATTCCTCCAACAGCATCATGAACCTCTACTTGGACAAGGTTGATGAGGCATGGGCGGCAGAGATCACAAAATTTGACTATGTAATCATCTCAGCTGGACAATGGTTCTTTCGACCCCTAATGCTCTATGAAAATGGTCAGCTTATTGGGTGTCACAAGTGCCAAAAAGAGAACGTCACAGATCTTATAGCCTACTACGCATACAGGAAGGCCTTTCGAACAGCATTTAGAACCCTCCTAAACCTTAAAGATTATAAGGGGGTGACATTTTTGAGGACATTTTCTCCCGCACACTTTGAGAATGGGGACTGGAATAATGGAGGCAGTTGTGTGAGGACAAGGCCATATACCAAGGAGGAATTCAAGGTAGATCgatattatattatgaaaatgtACTCAACTCAAGAGGAGGAACAAAGAGCAGCAGCAAAGGAAGGGAAGGAGAGAGGTTTGCAATTCAGGCTGCTAAATACAACAGAAGTTATGTTGCTGAGGCCAGACGGACATCCAAATCGTCTGGGGCACTCGCGGCATGGGAATGTGACAATAGCAGACTGTGTCCATTGGTGCTTGCCAGGCCCTATTGACACATGGAATGAGTTTTTGCTTTATATGTTGAGGAGGGAAGGTCATATTGCATTCGGAAGAAAACTACAGAAAAATGCTTAG
- the LOC121249587 gene encoding tryptophan synthase beta chain 2 produces the protein MATHFIPSGNPIPSSPASSIHTRVEKEWLGNISLKAKPMYLRLSNGHRARAALSADPKSVEIPRQWYNLIADLPVKPPPPLHPKSFKPVKPEDLSPLFPDELIKQEVSNDKFIDIPDEVLDVYRLWRPTPLIRAKRLEKLLNTPARIYYKYEGVSPAGSHKPNTAVPQVWYNAQQGIKNVVTETGAGQWGCSLAFACSLFGLGCEVWQVRASYDQKPYRKLMMQTWGAKVHPSPSTVTEAGRKILQMDPSSPGSLGIAISEAVEVAAMNADTKYCLGSVLNHVLLHQTVIGEECLKQMEAIGETPDLIIGCTGGGSNFAGLSFPFIREKLNGKINPIIRAVEPTACPSLTKGVYAYDYGDTAGMTPLMKMHTLGHDFIPDPIHAGGLRYHGMAPLISHVYELGFMEAIAIPQIECFQGAIQFARSEGLIPAPEPTHAIAATIREALRCRETGEAKVILTAMCGHGHFDLPAYEKYLQGNMVDLSFSEEKIEASLAKIPRVRNSFSP, from the exons ATGGCCACTCATTTTATTCCCTCTGGAAACCCAATTCCCAGTTCACCGGCATCAAGCATCCACACAAGAG TTGAGAAGGAATGGCTTGGGAATATTTCCCTGAAGGCAAAGCCAATGTATCTGAGGCTTTCAAATGGCCATAGAGCAAGAGCCGCTTTAAGCGCTGATCCAAAATCAGTTGAAATTCCCCGTCAGTGGTACAATCTGATCGCAGATCTTCCAGTGAAACCCCCTCCTCCATTGCACCCTAAGTCTTTCAAGCCAGTCAAACCCGAAGATTTGTCTCCCCTGTTTCCTGATGAGTTGATTAAGCAGGAGGTGAGCAATGACAAGTTCATAGACATCCCAGATGAAGTTCTTGATGTGTACAGGCTTTGGCGCCCAACCCCTCTGATCAG AGCCAAGAGGTTGGAGAAGCTTCTCAATACGCCTGCCAGAATTTACTACAAGTATGAAGGTGTCAGCCCTGCTGGATCACACAAACCCAACACTGCAGTTCCACAAGTCTGGTATAATGCTCAGCAAGGCATCAAGAATGTCGTGACAGAAACTGGCGCTGGTCAATGGGGATGTTCATTGGCCTTTGCATGCAGCTTGTTTGGTCTTGGCTGCGAG GTGTGGCAAGTCCGTGCTTCTTATGATCAGAAACCATATCGAAAATTGATGATGCAAACCTGGGGTGCAAAAGTACACCCATCTCCATCTACTGTTACTGAGGCAGGTAGGAAAATTCTTCAAATGGATCCATCAAGCCCTGGAAGTCTAGGAATAGCCATTTCAGAAGCTGTGGAGGTTGCGGCTATGAATGCTGATACCAAATACTGCCTAGGGAGTGTTCTCAATCATGTTTTGCTCCACCAGACTGTTATTGGCGAGGAATGTCTCAAACAAATGGAGGCTATTGGTGAAACCCCAGATCTTATAATAGGGTGTACTGGTGGTGGGTCCAATTTTGCAGGGCTCAGTTTTCCGTTCATCCGAGAAAAACTCAATGGGAAAATCAACCCCATTATAAGAGCAGTTGAGCCTACAGCATGTCCTTCATTGACCAAAGGTGTTTATGCATATGATTATGGTGATACAGCAGGGATGACTCCATTGATGAAGATGCATACACTTGGTCATGACTTCATTCCAGACCCAATTCATGCTG GGGGATTGCGATACCATGGAATGGCACCTCTAATTTCACATGTCTATGAATTGGGTTTTATGGAAGCTATTGCGATTCCCCAGATAGAGTGCTTTCAAG GTGCCATACAATTTGCGAGGTCTGAAGGGTTGATACCAGCCCCAGAGCCAACTCATGCTATAGCTGCCACCATTAGGGAAGCTCTTCGATGTAGAGAGACTGGGGAAGCAAAGGTTATTCTCACAGCTATGTGTGGACATGGCCATTTTGACCTGCCAGCTTATGAGAAGTATTTACAAGGGAACATGGTTGACCTGTCATTTTCAGAGGAGAAGATCGAAGCATCACTTGCCAAAATTCCTCGAGTGAGAAATTCTTTTTCTCCTTGA
- the LOC121249586 gene encoding uncharacterized protein LOC121249586 isoform X2: MACPIQGMESVVATVSGYHGLERFNLIKLVSYAGANYVGVLSGSTTHLVCLKFEGKKYDFAKRLNKIIVNHRWVEECIKQGKRVPEHPYILNSGEEVGPLLLEIPPVTVGVSTNNCRVPADKLNVCDNSGKQAVDLAWEVFGLTTRTESCFLDKGLFSDPQKSNDTSHKSKHKLFKKTSAEQNRPTSRYCLEEPPLSGLYMQHEESSFRSSEHLDKEKRKIFNGNGHNIFSEPSCKGRRLVKKNICMDMLESANVDSNQKCDPIRVHDSYSKISAFPMCSGGTQNAHMQKIGVTFDDQFHNQRGLRNEGREASKDSNLFVKQEGTSEDGCTNVDDLSEGIKDESQIEHVTILPTSTELSCVICWTDFSSTRGVLPCGHRFCYSCIQNWADHMASRRKISTCPLCKAIFTRITKVEDAAATDQKIYSQTIPCAPSDLDIFILTDQETRSFGAQRMPLPGA, translated from the exons ATGGCTTGCCCGATCCAGGGCATGGAGTCTGTAGTAGCAACAGTCAGTGGTTACCATGGCTTGGAGCGGTTCAACCTCATAAAGCTGGTTTCGTATGCTGGTGCGAATTATGTCGGTGTATTGTCAGGATCAACAACACACTTG gtgtgtttgaaatttgaaggaaagaaatatgATTTTGCCAAGAGGTTGAATAAGATAATAGTCAACCATCGATGGGTTGAAGAATGCATAAAGCAAGGAAAGCGTGTCCCTGAGCATCCTTATATTTTGAATAG TGGGGAAGAGGTGGGGCCATTATTATTGGAAATCCCGCCTGTTACTGTGGGTGTGTCAACAAACAATTGTAGAGTGCCTGCTGACAAATTGAATGTTTGTGACAACTCTGGAAAACAAGCTGTTGATTTGGCGTGGGAAGTTTTTGGTCTCACAACAAGAACTGAATCTTGTTTTTTAGATAAG GGTTTATTTTCTGATCCTCAAAAGAGCAATGACACTTCTCATAAATCAAAGCACAAGTTGTTTAAAAAGACTTCAGCAGAGCAGAACAGGCCAACTAGCAGATACTGTTTAGAGGAGCCTCCTTTATCTGGTTTATATATGCAG CATGAAGAGTCCAGTTTCCGTTCCTCTGAGCATCTGGataaagagaagagaaagatatTTAATGGTAATGGACACAATATTTTTTCTGAACCTTCATGTAAAGGAAGGAGGCTTGTGAAAAAGAATATTTGTATGGACATGTTGGAGTCTGCAAATGTAGATTCTAACCAAAAGTGCGACCCAATTAGAGTTCATGACTCGTATAGCAAAATTTCAGCTTTTCCCATGTGTTCGGGCGGTACACAGAATGCCCATATGCAGAAAATTGGGGTAACATTTGATGATCAATTCCATAATCAAAGAGGACTTAGAAATGAAGGTCGAGAAGCTTCCAAGGATTCAAATTTATTTGTTAAGCAGGAAGGAACTTCAGAAGATGGGTGTACCAATGTTGATGACTTAAGCGAGGGGATCAAAGATGAGAGTCAAATTGAACACGTTACTATATTACCAACTTCAACCGAGTTATCATGTGTTATATGTTGGACAGATTTCAGTTCAACCAGGGGGGTTTTACCATGTGGACATCGATTTTGTTATTCATGCATCCAGAACTGGGCTGACCATATG GCTTCAAGGAGGAAGATTTCAACTTGCCCTTTGTGCAAGGCGATTTTTACTAGAATAACAAAGGTTGAGGATGCAGCCGCTACCGATCAGAAAATATACTCCCAAACTATTCCTTGCGCTCCTTCAGACTTGGATATTTTTATTCTCACTGATCAAGAGACCCGCAGTTTTGGTGCTCAG CGCATGCCGTTGCCGGGAGCCTGA
- the LOC121249582 gene encoding uncharacterized protein LOC121249582, producing the protein MAGLLAWAADVVGAGGAQSNEEDDPNSIPIVFTAEQQKYVQELDQKAASLGRVIQDLRLRLPPPDISQRLPHLHAHSLASNAALALQLNAHSATREQAQLREVTLQEENAAYEKAISNCENNIQEKIQEVDLLRRKLKGMDETEKNLRMELESSEAALVASQSDESSDSVVQSKMVAEGGADAEVSRSAILDKLENKKKELSSVEEIVQDLEKRWAHVQDKALKQPSPAQREKILDKQLHSLIEQLAAKQAQAESLVGEIHLKEMELESLNGLWRRVESDNIEVNTARNRYGRSTSERGSASSDYLADVHLKPSYYPGGRSVYQQKLMLLRSTFVLYIFALHILVFIKISI; encoded by the exons atGGCGGGTTTGCTGGCATGGGCAGCGGACGTAGTGGGAGCAGGTGGGGCCCAAAGCAACGAAGAAGACGATCCCAATTCGATCCCAATAGTTTTCACCGCAGAGCAGCAAAAGTATGTTCAAGAACTGGACCAGAAGGCGGCCTCTCTGGGCCGTGTGATCCAGGATCTACGGCTGAGACTGCCTCCACCTGACATCTCCCAACGCCTCCCTCACCTACACGCTCACTCCCTCGCTTCCAATGCCGCTCTTGCCCTGCAACTCAACGCTCACTCGGCCACACGCGAACAG GCCCAATTGAGAGAGGTGACACTGCAGGAAGAAAATGCTGCATATGAAAAGGCTATATCGAATTGTGAGAACAATATACAGGAGAAAATACAGGAGGTAGATCTTCTTCGAAGGAAGTTAAAG GGAATGGACGAGACTGAGAAGAATCTTAGGATGGAGCTGGAAAGTTCAGAAGCTGCCTTGGTTGCCAGCCAATCTGATGAATCCAGTGATTCAGTTGTTCAATCCAAGATGGTAGCTGAAGGTGGGGCAGATGCAGAAGTGTCAAGGTCAGCTATACTGGACAAGTtagagaacaagaaaaaagaattg AGTTCAGTGGAGGAGATTGTTCAAGATCTGGAAAAAAGGTGGGCTCATGTTCAGGATAAAGCATTGAAGCAGCCTTCCCCAG CTCAGAGAGAGAAGATATTAGATAAACAGCTTCACAGCCTAATTGAGCAACTGGCAGCAAAACAG GCACAAGCAGAAAGTCTGGTCGGTGAAATTCACCTAAAAGAAATGGAGCTAGAAAGTTTGAATGGATTGTGGAGGAGGGTTGAGAGCGACAACATAGAAGTTAATACTGCAAGGAACCGGTATGGAAGAAGCACATCTGAGAGAGGATCTGCTTCTTCAGATTATCTTGCTGATGTTCATCTCAAACCTTCGTATTACCCTGGTGGCCGATCTGTATATCAGCAGAAACTTATGCTACTCAGGTCGACTTTCGTGCTCTATATTTTTGCGTTACACATATTGGTCTTTATCAAGATTTCTATTTGA
- the LOC121250901 gene encoding uncharacterized protein LOC121250901: MEIRNPRSMDFYATSVLPNCNPPSFLREKYWKPTQRPCYGSFDDAPGLNSSLRMSLPLLISIIVGKWYSPFMFIKEEGSVKNQMKKSLFYKITLERYWEEIYSEENRGDGGDIVTVNTDIGREVYSLAGLIAQRVSGHVVGFDGFMFMVRNQNTGGVGLSSALLDGMKGIQKEGGWVDGADSSVKVEKVVKMNSQLKRFCCYVLVESFVSRRTDGSTVLNCDFRHTQWIKTKWES, encoded by the exons ATGGAAATTCGTAACCCGCGCTCTATGGATTTCTATGCCACATCTGTACTTCCTAACTGCAATCCTCCATCGTTTCTGAGAGAAAAATACTGGAAACCTACACAACGCCCATGTTATGGTAGTTTTGATGATGCTCCAGGGCTCAATTCTTCACTTCGAATGAGCCTTCCACTCCTAATTT CTATAATCGTAGGTAAATGGTATTCTCCATTTATGTTCATAAAAGAAGAAGGTAGTGTGAAGAACCAAATGAAGAAATCTCTGTTTTACAAGATAACTTTAGAGCGATATTGGGAGGAGATTTATTCCGAAGAGAACCGTGGTGATGGTGGAGACATTGTGACTGTGAACACAGATATAGGAAGAGAAGTTTATAGCCTGGCTGGCTTGATAGCACAGAGAGTCAGTGGTCATGTTGTTGGCTTTGATGGTTTTATGTTTATGGTGCGCAATCAGAACACTGGGGGCGTGGGTTTGAGTTCAGCCCTTCTAGACGGAATGAAAGGGATTCAAAAGGAAGGAGGGTGGGTTGATGGGGCAGATAGCAGTGTGAAGGTGGAAAAAGTAGTGAAGATGAACAGTCAGTTGAAAAGATTTTGTTGTTATGTGTTGGTGGAAAGCTTTGTTTCGAGAAGAACGGATGGAAGTACAGTGCTGAATTGTGATTTCAGGCACACCCAATGGATCAAAACCAAATGGGAGTCATGA
- the LOC121249584 gene encoding protein trichome birefringence-like 19, giving the protein MKHQSIELPLGKTQQVLPKSPKIVLLIIFTLVFLTVIPYYPLLKYPLYLLNHSSKPPSSFDSKDDLLSIPSSTTEKCDLFSGEWIPNPKAPYYTNTTCWAIHEHQNCMKYGRPDSEFMKWRWKPSGCNLPIFNPAQFLELLRGKSLAFVGDSVGRNQMQSLICLLSRVEYPIDVSYTSDERFKRWKYTSYNFTMASFWTPHLVKSKEADNNGPTHTGLFSLYLDEFDEKWTTQVEEFDYLIISAAHWFFRPMVFYENHRIVGCHYCLLDNITDLTMYYGFRKAFRTAFRAINSLENYKGITFLRTYAPSHFENGLWNQGGNCVRTRPFRSKEAKLEDQNLELYMAQVEEFRKAEREGKKKGLRYRLLDTTQAMLLRPDGHPSRYGHWPHENVTLYNDCVHWCLPGPIDTWSDFLLEMLKREGVRSHEEKLQFLRDRKLQVR; this is encoded by the exons atgaagcaccaatccattGAGCTTCCCTTGGGGAAAACCCAGCAAGTACTACCGAAGTCCCCAAAGATAGTTCTACTTATAATCTTTACCCTAGTTTTTCTCACAGTCATCCCCTACTACCCATTGCTAAAGTACCCTCTATACCTTCTCAACCACTCTTCAAAACCACCATCTTCATTTGATTCTAAGGATGATTTACTCAGTATACCGTCCAGTACTACTGAGAAGTGCGACCTATTTTCAGGAGAATGGATTCCAAATCCGAAAGCTCCGTATTATACAAACACGACGTGTTGGGCAATACACGAGCATCAAAATTGCATGAAATATGGGAGACCGGACTCTGAATTCATGAAGTGGAGGTGGAAACCATCTGGGTGTAACCTACCTATTTTCAACCCAGCACAATTTCTAGAACTGCTCAGAGGGAAGTCATTGGCCTTTGTTGGAGACTCTGTTGGAAGAAACCAAATGCAGTCTTTGATCTGCCTGCTGTCCAGG GTAGAATATCCTATAGATGTTTCATACACATCTGATGAAAGGTTCAAACGTTGGAAATACACAAGCTACAACTTCACCATGGCCAGTTTTTGGACACCCCATTTGGTAAAATCCAAGGAAGCGGACAATAATGGTCCAACCCACACAGGCCTCTTCAGTCTCTACCTCGACGAGTTCGATGAGAAATGGACGACCCAAGTCGAAGAATTTGACTACCTTATCATCTCTGCCGCCCACTGGTTCTTCCGGCCAATGGTATTCTATGAAAATCACCGGATAGTTGGCTGCCACTATTGTCTCCTAGACAACATTACCGATTTAACAATGTACTATGGCTTCCGAAAAGCATTTCGGACTGCCTTTAGAGCCATTAATAGCCTAGAGAATTACAAGGGCATAACATTTCTTAGGACTTATGCACCGTCACATTTTGAAAATGGGTTGTGGAACCAAGGTGGGAATTGCGTGAGAACTAGGCCATTCAGGAGCAAAGAGGCAAAATTGGAGGATCAAAACTTAGAGCTGTACATGGCGCAGGTGGAGGAATTTAGGAAGGCagaaagagaagggaaaaagaagGGTTTGAGGTATAGGTTACTGGATACAACGCAAGCAATGCTATTAAGGCCAGATGGTCACCCTAGTAGATATGGGCATTGGCCTCATGAAAACGTGACATTGTACAATGACTGCGTACATTGGTGCTTGCCAGGTCCCATCGACACATGGAGCGACTTCCTGCTGGAGATGttgaagagagagggagtgagGTCCCATGAAGAGAAGCTTCAATTTTTAAGAGACAGAAAACTGCAAGTCAGATAG
- the LOC121249588 gene encoding late embryogenesis abundant protein 2-like: protein MDQSQNASYEAGQAKCQAQEKASGLMEKAGNTAQSAKESCQEATQQVKDKAQGAADSAKSAVGANK, encoded by the exons ATGGACCAATCCCAGAACGCAAGTTACGAAGCTGGGCAGGCCAAGTGCCAAGCTCAG GAAAAGGCAAGCGGTCTGATGGAAAAGGCTGGCAATACAGCTCAAAGTGCCAAGGAATCATGCCAAGAG GCTACTCAGCAGGTGAAGGACAAGGCGCAAGGGGCTGCTGATTCTGCTAAGAGTGCAGTAGGAGCGAACAAATGA
- the LOC121249586 gene encoding uncharacterized protein LOC121249586 isoform X1: MACPIQGMESVVATVSGYHGLERFNLIKLVSYAGANYVGVLSGSTTHLVCLKFEGKKYDFAKRLNKIIVNHRWVEECIKQGKRVPEHPYILNSGEEVGPLLLEIPPVTVGVSTNNCRVPADKLNVCDNSGKQAVDLAWEVFGLTTRTESCFLDKGLFSDPQKSNDTSHKSKHKLFKKTSAEQNRPTSRYCLEEPPLSGLYMQHEESSFRSSEHLDKEKRKIFNGNGHNIFSEPSCKGRRLVKKNICMDMLESANVDSNQKCDPIRVHDSYSKISAFPMCSGGTQNAHMQKIGVTFDDQFHNQRGLRNEGREASKDSNLFVKQEGTSEDGCTNVDDLSEGIKDESQIEHVTILPTSTELSCVICWTDFSSTRGVLPCGHRFCYSCIQNWADHMASRRKISTCPLCKAIFTRITKVEDAAATDQKIYSQTIPCAPSDLDIFILTDQETRSFGAQSSFAPTCSACRCREPEDLLISCHLCQMRRIHSYCLDPPLLPWTCMHCNDLRMIYHHT, from the exons ATGGCTTGCCCGATCCAGGGCATGGAGTCTGTAGTAGCAACAGTCAGTGGTTACCATGGCTTGGAGCGGTTCAACCTCATAAAGCTGGTTTCGTATGCTGGTGCGAATTATGTCGGTGTATTGTCAGGATCAACAACACACTTG gtgtgtttgaaatttgaaggaaagaaatatgATTTTGCCAAGAGGTTGAATAAGATAATAGTCAACCATCGATGGGTTGAAGAATGCATAAAGCAAGGAAAGCGTGTCCCTGAGCATCCTTATATTTTGAATAG TGGGGAAGAGGTGGGGCCATTATTATTGGAAATCCCGCCTGTTACTGTGGGTGTGTCAACAAACAATTGTAGAGTGCCTGCTGACAAATTGAATGTTTGTGACAACTCTGGAAAACAAGCTGTTGATTTGGCGTGGGAAGTTTTTGGTCTCACAACAAGAACTGAATCTTGTTTTTTAGATAAG GGTTTATTTTCTGATCCTCAAAAGAGCAATGACACTTCTCATAAATCAAAGCACAAGTTGTTTAAAAAGACTTCAGCAGAGCAGAACAGGCCAACTAGCAGATACTGTTTAGAGGAGCCTCCTTTATCTGGTTTATATATGCAG CATGAAGAGTCCAGTTTCCGTTCCTCTGAGCATCTGGataaagagaagagaaagatatTTAATGGTAATGGACACAATATTTTTTCTGAACCTTCATGTAAAGGAAGGAGGCTTGTGAAAAAGAATATTTGTATGGACATGTTGGAGTCTGCAAATGTAGATTCTAACCAAAAGTGCGACCCAATTAGAGTTCATGACTCGTATAGCAAAATTTCAGCTTTTCCCATGTGTTCGGGCGGTACACAGAATGCCCATATGCAGAAAATTGGGGTAACATTTGATGATCAATTCCATAATCAAAGAGGACTTAGAAATGAAGGTCGAGAAGCTTCCAAGGATTCAAATTTATTTGTTAAGCAGGAAGGAACTTCAGAAGATGGGTGTACCAATGTTGATGACTTAAGCGAGGGGATCAAAGATGAGAGTCAAATTGAACACGTTACTATATTACCAACTTCAACCGAGTTATCATGTGTTATATGTTGGACAGATTTCAGTTCAACCAGGGGGGTTTTACCATGTGGACATCGATTTTGTTATTCATGCATCCAGAACTGGGCTGACCATATG GCTTCAAGGAGGAAGATTTCAACTTGCCCTTTGTGCAAGGCGATTTTTACTAGAATAACAAAGGTTGAGGATGCAGCCGCTACCGATCAGAAAATATACTCCCAAACTATTCCTTGCGCTCCTTCAGACTTGGATATTTTTATTCTCACTGATCAAGAGACCCGCAGTTTTGGTGCTCAG TCCTCCTTTGCACCTACTTGCAGCGCATGCCGTTGCCGGGAGCCTGAGGATCTCCTCATCAGCTGCCATCTTTGCCAGATGCGACGCATCCATTCCTACTGCCTGGACCCTCCCTTGTTACCATGGACGTGCATGCATTGCAACGACCTTCGGATGATATACCATCACACCTAA